The genomic region ACATCGAAGGGTGCGGGAAGGATCTGGATTTCCTCGAGCGCCTCGAGCGAGATGGGACGGGGCAGTGTCTCCCGCCCCGGAAGCCGGCCCCGATACACGTCGTGGTTCATGCCGCCGTCGATCTGGAAGCTGTTGTACAGCCGATTCTGCCCGGCGATGGTGATCCCCCCCGTGGGGGCGGCGCCGGATGAGACGGAGATCGCCGTGTGGGGGCTGAGCGTCGTCAACGCGAGAAAGTCCCGGCCATGATTGGGCAGCTCCGCGATGCGGGCTCGCGAGATGATCTCGCCGGGTCCGGTGCGGCCGGCGTTGAGGATGGGATCCCCGGGCGCGGTGACTTCGTGCGGGGCGAGCTCGATCGCGGCGGGCCGCAGCTCGAAATCGGCGACCAGGCGCTGGCCGAGCGCGAGCACGATCCCGGCGCGCGCCTCGGGCGCGAACCCCAGAGCCCGCGCTTCGATGCGGTACGGCCCGCCCACGGCGGCGTCCTCGATGACATACCCGCCGGCTGAGTGCGTGACGACTTCCCAGCGGCGCCCGTTTGAGAGGTTCACAACGTGTACGGTCGCGCTCGCGATCGCGGTGCCGTCCGTCTGCGTGAGCCTGCCCTGAATCGCGGCGGTGGTGACTCCCTGCGCTACGAGTAACCACGTAAGTAGGCCCACGTCACTGCCTCAGCTCTCGATGCAGCCACCCTTTCGCCTTGACCCAATCGCGCCGCACCGTGCGGGCCGTGACCGCCAATGCCTCGGCGGTCTCCTCTTCCGTCAAGCCGCCGAAGAAACGGCACTCGACTACGTCCCTCAGGCGCGCGTCGAGCTCAGCGAGTCGCGTGAGCGCTTCGTCGAGGGCGACCAGCGTGTCCGCCCGCTCCTCCGCGACGAGCGCCGCGCCGCTCAGGCTCACCGGTCCGACCGCTCCGCCGCGCTTCAGAGCACGATGGCGGCGAGCGTAGTCGACGAGAATGCGCCGCATGGCGCGCGCTGCGACCGCGAAGAAGTGCGCGCGATCGGTCAGCTGGGCGCGCGTCTGGTCCACGAGCTTCAAGTACGCCTCGTGGACGAGGGCTGTGGTGTCGAGGGTGTGGTCGGGACGTT from Candidatus Methylomirabilota bacterium harbors:
- a CDS encoding carboxypeptidase-like regulatory domain-containing protein, producing the protein MNLSNGRRWEVVTHSAGGYVIEDAAVGGPYRIEARALGFAPEARAGIVLALGQRLVADFELRPAAIELAPHEVTAPGDPILNAGRTGPGEIISRARIAELPNHGRDFLALTTLSPHTAISVSSGAAPTGGITIAGQNRLYNSFQIDGGMNHDVYRGRLPGRETLPRPISLEALEEIQILPAPFDV
- a CDS encoding sigma-70 family RNA polymerase sigma factor, which translates into the protein MDARTLAESGHRDITGLLAAWRAGDPEAFDRLFPLVYDELRRIAHRQLGAERPDHTLDTTALVHEAYLKLVDQTRAQLTDRAHFFAVAARAMRRILVDYARRHRALKRGGAVGPVSLSGAALVAEERADTLVALDEALTRLAELDARLRDVVECRFFGGLTEEETAEALAVTARTVRRDWVKAKGWLHRELRQ